A portion of the Acidisoma sp. PAMC 29798 genome contains these proteins:
- a CDS encoding SDR family oxidoreductase: MLEAAPLKVLLLGATGFIGRHVAARLLTDGHFVTAGVRDIASIKRRFPEINAVQLDLNRMKSPDDWLPLLAVIDAVVNCAGILQSGAGQSARDIHTTAPVALFAACERLQIGRVVQLSAISADTDAGTEYALTKKAADDDLKGRKLPWVLLRASLVYASGSYGGTSAIRGLAGFPFVTPLVGDGDQRFQPIHADDLAHAISACLTRDDLCQQTLEPCGPETLTLREIVQQTRTWLDLPTVPVLKMPERLVRIAAKVGDVAGTGPIRTTSIDQMTYGNIGDPIAFQQIIGFRPRTMAEAFQSAPSHVQDRWHSRLFFLRPALTIALVALWAGSGLAGLLNPPADEGRIMQALHLPMSWGSPIGIAFSLLDIALAVGIAMGRAGRLLAYAQIVIVFGYTVGIGFADPKLWADPYGALLKNIPVLAAMIIWSALLDER; encoded by the coding sequence TTGCTGGAAGCCGCGCCATTGAAGGTTCTTCTCCTCGGCGCAACAGGCTTTATCGGGCGTCATGTGGCCGCCCGACTGCTGACGGATGGCCATTTTGTCACCGCCGGCGTCCGCGATATCGCCAGCATCAAGCGTCGGTTCCCCGAGATCAATGCTGTACAGCTTGACCTCAATCGGATGAAATCCCCAGATGATTGGCTGCCCCTTCTTGCCGTGATTGACGCGGTGGTGAACTGCGCGGGCATCCTGCAGTCAGGGGCCGGTCAGTCGGCGCGGGATATTCACACCACCGCACCCGTCGCCCTCTTCGCGGCGTGCGAACGCTTACAGATCGGCCGAGTGGTCCAATTGTCGGCGATCAGCGCCGATACCGACGCCGGCACCGAATACGCTCTTACCAAAAAGGCCGCAGATGACGATCTCAAGGGGCGCAAACTCCCTTGGGTCTTGCTGCGGGCTTCCTTGGTCTATGCATCGGGCAGCTATGGCGGGACCTCGGCGATCAGGGGGCTCGCCGGCTTCCCATTCGTGACGCCGCTGGTTGGAGATGGCGACCAGCGCTTCCAGCCCATCCACGCGGATGATCTCGCCCACGCCATTAGCGCGTGCCTCACGCGCGACGACCTGTGCCAACAGACGCTGGAACCCTGCGGTCCCGAGACGCTAACCCTGCGGGAGATCGTGCAGCAGACGCGCACTTGGCTAGACCTGCCAACCGTCCCCGTGTTGAAGATGCCGGAGAGATTGGTCCGCATCGCGGCTAAAGTAGGTGACGTCGCCGGTACCGGCCCGATCCGCACAACCTCGATCGACCAAATGACCTACGGCAACATCGGCGACCCAATCGCCTTCCAGCAGATCATTGGGTTCAGGCCGCGCACGATGGCTGAGGCTTTCCAATCGGCACCCTCCCACGTGCAGGACAGATGGCACAGCCGCCTTTTCTTCCTGCGTCCAGCACTTACAATCGCGCTGGTGGCGCTGTGGGCCGGCTCAGGTCTCGCCGGCCTGCTCAATCCGCCGGCCGACGAGGGCAGGATCATGCAAGCCCTCCACTTACCCATGTCGTGGGGTAGCCCGATCGGAATCGCCTTCTCCCTTCTCGACATCGCGCTCGCCGTCGGTATCGCGATGGGGCGGGCAGGCCGCCTTCTGGCCTATGCCCAGATTGTCATCGTGTTCGGCTACACAGTCGGCATCGGTTTCGCCGATCCCAAACTCTGGGCCGATCCTTACGGTGCACTGCTCAAAAACATCCCGGTTCTGGCCGCAATGATAATCTGGTCCGCCTTGCTCGATGAAAGATGA
- a CDS encoding sigma-70 family RNA polymerase sigma factor gives MTIEHTDVTPREIQWAEAMRAERRGDAAAYERLLKEVAIMLRRLIRARLAKFGLGVDETEDVVQEILIGLHGKRHTWDDTRPFMPWLFTITRYKFIDTARRLRRDAARQVDITMEEMAEIFAAPAEDPDRTMQDIDRHLADLPPSQRHVVRALGVDGATVRATAQQLHTSEGSVRVLYHRALRRLSAKARQDDTP, from the coding sequence ATGACCATCGAACACACTGACGTCACTCCGCGCGAAATTCAGTGGGCGGAGGCGATGCGTGCGGAGCGGCGGGGCGATGCCGCGGCCTATGAGCGCCTGCTCAAGGAGGTCGCGATCATGCTGCGCCGACTGATCCGCGCGCGTTTGGCCAAATTCGGCCTGGGCGTGGATGAGACGGAGGATGTGGTGCAGGAAATTCTGATCGGGCTGCATGGCAAGCGGCATACCTGGGACGACACCCGGCCGTTCATGCCCTGGCTGTTCACCATCACCCGCTACAAGTTCATCGATACGGCGCGTCGCCTGCGTCGCGACGCCGCGCGCCAAGTCGACATCACCATGGAGGAGATGGCGGAAATCTTCGCCGCACCCGCCGAGGATCCCGACCGGACCATGCAGGACATTGATCGCCACCTCGCCGATCTGCCGCCAAGCCAACGCCATGTTGTGCGGGCCCTCGGCGTTGACGGCGCCACCGTCCGCGCTACGGCCCAGCAGCTCCATACCAGTGAGGGTTCGGTGCGCGTGCTGTATCACCGCGCTCTGCGGCGCCTGAGCGCCAAGGCCCGGCAGGACGACACACCATGA
- a CDS encoding NAD(P)(+) transhydrogenase (Re/Si-specific) subunit beta: MFVDLAQLLYLSSGILFILALRGLSSPRSARRGNAMGMAGMAIAILTTLASAPSDSLGGWGLVILGLALGGGIGAVVARRVAMTAMPQLIAAFHSGVGLAAVCVAAAALYAPQAFGIGIPGHIDVGSLVEMSIGLGIGGITFTGSVIAFAKLNGNMSGTPIMLPNRHVINAALLASLIVLIVIFILTQAHIVFWLIVIAALALGVLMIIPIGGADMPVVVSMLNSYSGWAAAGIGFTLGNLALIITGALVGSSGAILSYIMCAAMNRSFVAVILGGFGGETGVTTGAAADARPVKQGAAEDAAFIMKNAGQVIIVPGYGMAVAQAQHALREMGDRLKEEGVQVRYAIHPVAGRMPGHMNVLLAEANVPYDDVFELDDINAEFGQADVAFVIGANDVTNPAAKTDRGSPIFGMPILEVEKAKTVLFLKRGMGSGYAGVENPLFFKDNTMMLFGDAKKMVEQILKAL; encoded by the coding sequence ATGTTCGTCGATCTCGCGCAACTTCTCTACCTCTCCTCGGGTATCCTCTTCATCCTGGCCCTCCGTGGCTTGTCATCGCCCCGTTCCGCGCGGCGCGGCAACGCCATGGGCATGGCGGGGATGGCGATCGCGATTCTGACGACGCTGGCGTCAGCACCGTCCGATAGTCTTGGCGGTTGGGGTCTTGTCATTCTGGGTCTGGCCCTGGGCGGCGGCATCGGTGCCGTGGTGGCGCGACGCGTGGCGATGACGGCCATGCCACAGCTCATTGCAGCCTTTCACTCCGGCGTCGGTCTTGCCGCCGTCTGCGTGGCAGCCGCGGCCCTTTATGCACCGCAGGCGTTTGGCATTGGGATCCCCGGCCATATTGACGTCGGCTCACTCGTCGAAATGTCGATTGGATTGGGCATCGGCGGCATCACCTTTACCGGGTCGGTCATCGCCTTTGCCAAGCTCAATGGCAATATGTCCGGCACGCCCATCATGCTTCCCAATCGTCATGTCATCAACGCGGCGCTCCTCGCGTCCCTCATTGTGCTCATCGTCATCTTTATTCTGACCCAGGCGCATATTGTATTTTGGCTCATTGTCATCGCCGCTCTCGCGCTCGGCGTGCTGATGATCATTCCAATTGGCGGCGCCGATATGCCGGTCGTCGTCTCCATGCTCAATTCCTACTCGGGGTGGGCCGCCGCCGGGATTGGCTTTACCCTTGGCAATCTGGCCCTGATCATCACCGGCGCTCTTGTCGGCTCTTCCGGCGCAATCTTGAGCTACATCATGTGCGCGGCGATGAATCGGAGCTTCGTTGCGGTGATCCTTGGGGGCTTCGGTGGTGAAACCGGTGTGACAACCGGTGCGGCTGCCGACGCAAGGCCGGTGAAGCAAGGTGCGGCCGAGGACGCCGCCTTCATCATGAAAAACGCTGGACAGGTTATCATCGTTCCAGGTTACGGGATGGCGGTCGCGCAGGCTCAGCACGCCTTGCGGGAGATGGGAGATCGGCTGAAGGAGGAAGGCGTTCAGGTGCGCTATGCCATTCATCCTGTCGCCGGCCGGATGCCGGGCCACATGAACGTCTTATTGGCGGAAGCGAACGTGCCTTATGACGACGTGTTTGAGCTTGACGACATCAATGCGGAGTTTGGCCAGGCAGACGTGGCCTTTGTGATTGGGGCCAATGACGTGACGAACCCCGCTGCCAAGACGGATCGCGGCTCACCCATCTTTGGCATGCCGATCCTCGAAGTCGAGAAGGCGAAGACCGTCTTGTTTCTCAAACGGGGCATGGGATCCGGCTATGCCGGCGTGGAGAATCCGCTTTTCTTCAAAGACAATACGATGATGCTATTCGGCGACGCAAAGAAGATGGTGGAGCAGATCTTAAAGGCGCTCTAG
- a CDS encoding Re/Si-specific NAD(P)(+) transhydrogenase subunit alpha translates to MRIAVPAEIDQDETRVAATPETVGKLTKLGASVVVARGAGMRSGIPDQDYVAAGATVAEPETVMQDADVILKVRRPQLAELAACPAGALMLAIMDPYGQEAALAAIASAGLTSFAMELMPRITRAQSMDVLSSQANLAGYRAIIDAAASYGRVLPMMMTAAGTIPAARIFVMGAGVAGLQAIATARRLGAIVTATDVRPAAKEQIASLGAKFVAVEDDEFRQAESAAGYAKPMSAEYQAKQAALVVGHIAKQDIVVTTALIPGRPAPRLVTAAMVASMRPGSVIVDLAVERGGNVEGSEAGRDVETTNGVRILGYANTAGRVAASASALYARNLLSFVETMIDKTTNTISPNWDDELVRATLLTRDGQVVHPNFKIAT, encoded by the coding sequence ATGCGCATCGCCGTTCCCGCGGAAATCGATCAGGATGAGACCAGGGTTGCAGCAACGCCCGAGACTGTCGGCAAGCTCACCAAGCTTGGCGCCTCGGTCGTTGTTGCCCGAGGCGCCGGTATGCGATCCGGCATCCCAGACCAGGACTATGTGGCCGCAGGCGCCACGGTGGCTGAGCCTGAGACCGTCATGCAGGATGCAGACGTCATCTTGAAGGTGCGGCGGCCACAACTGGCGGAGCTTGCCGCCTGTCCTGCGGGTGCTTTGATGTTGGCGATCATGGATCCCTATGGTCAGGAGGCTGCCTTGGCGGCGATTGCCAGCGCCGGCCTGACCTCCTTCGCCATGGAACTCATGCCGCGCATCACACGGGCGCAGAGCATGGATGTGCTGTCCTCACAGGCTAACCTCGCGGGTTATCGCGCGATTATCGACGCCGCCGCGAGCTACGGTCGCGTTTTGCCAATGATGATGACGGCGGCCGGTACCATTCCGGCGGCGCGGATCTTCGTCATGGGCGCAGGGGTGGCCGGTCTTCAGGCAATCGCCACGGCCAGACGTTTGGGCGCCATCGTCACCGCAACGGATGTGCGACCTGCCGCAAAAGAACAGATTGCATCCCTCGGCGCCAAATTCGTGGCCGTTGAAGACGATGAATTTCGCCAGGCCGAGAGTGCAGCTGGTTATGCGAAGCCGATGTCGGCGGAGTATCAGGCGAAGCAAGCGGCGCTTGTCGTCGGCCATATCGCAAAGCAGGACATTGTCGTGACGACGGCCCTCATTCCCGGCCGGCCCGCCCCGCGCCTTGTCACGGCCGCGATGGTGGCGTCGATGCGTCCAGGATCGGTGATCGTCGATCTGGCGGTCGAACGAGGCGGCAACGTGGAAGGCTCCGAAGCGGGACGCGACGTCGAGACGACCAACGGCGTCCGTATCCTGGGTTACGCCAATACGGCCGGACGGGTCGCGGCCTCGGCCTCCGCCCTCTATGCCCGCAACCTCCTCAGCTTTGTCGAGACGATGATCGACAAGACAACGAACACCATCAGCCCGAACTGGGACGATGAATTGGTGCGCGCGACATTGCTCACCCGGGATGGTCAGGTTGTCCACCCAAACTTCAAGATCGCCACCTAG
- a CDS encoding TetR-like C-terminal domain-containing protein, whose translation MTTPYHHGALPAALLQAAEAILEREGIGALTMRGAAREAGVSHAAPSHHFGDLSGLLTALAASGFVRLREHVETEVAVAEPGRSAHLTALGRGYIGFARASPALFQLMFRSERLDWSNPVLSTAGAAAFSFLTLRETEGAVPIASHGIQSLMTATARWSLMHGLAMLLIDGRLGAMSDRVPGADVDTLIEHVLTCLVRQEM comes from the coding sequence ATGACCACGCCATATCATCACGGAGCCCTTCCTGCGGCGTTGCTTCAGGCGGCGGAGGCCATTCTCGAACGGGAGGGGATTGGTGCGCTCACGATGCGTGGGGCGGCGCGGGAAGCGGGGGTTTCGCACGCCGCGCCCTCCCATCATTTCGGAGATCTGTCCGGCCTGCTGACCGCTTTGGCGGCGTCTGGATTTGTCCGGCTGCGCGAGCATGTTGAAACCGAGGTCGCGGTCGCCGAACCAGGCCGAAGCGCGCATCTCACCGCGCTCGGCCGGGGATATATTGGCTTCGCGCGGGCCTCGCCCGCGCTGTTTCAACTCATGTTCCGCTCGGAACGGCTTGATTGGTCAAATCCAGTGTTGTCGACTGCAGGCGCCGCAGCCTTCTCATTTTTGACGCTTCGTGAAACAGAGGGCGCGGTGCCCATCGCCTCTCATGGCATTCAAAGTTTGATGACCGCCACGGCGCGATGGTCGTTGATGCATGGGCTGGCGATGTTGCTCATCGATGGCAGGCTTGGCGCCATGTCGGACAGGGTGCCAGGTGCCGATGTTGATACCCTCATCGAACACGTGCTGACCTGCCTGGTGCGCCAGGAGATGTAA
- a CDS encoding DUF1109 domain-containing protein: MTTAARTNGLIGGLAAQAGRSRMARPRAFKVMLVIAALVSLGVSVALVLLWDGARPDFASAMHRAPFAYKVASMLALGLGGLVLASRAALPGSRRLTVLAFVPAVLILAFRAVTDRSGLSFLGNSDISVHECVLTILGVSLPPLVLLLGVMRMGAVTRPAVVGAIVGALSGALGATAYALACKNDAGVFVALWYPLAILVMAGLGATIGRRTLAW, from the coding sequence ATGACAACCGCCGCGCGTACCAATGGCCTGATCGGCGGCCTTGCGGCACAGGCGGGCCGCAGCCGGATGGCCCGGCCCCGCGCCTTCAAGGTGATGCTCGTGATCGCGGCCCTGGTATCGCTCGGCGTGTCGGTGGCGCTGGTGTTGCTATGGGACGGGGCGCGGCCGGATTTCGCCTCCGCCATGCATCGCGCGCCCTTCGCTTATAAGGTTGCGAGCATGCTGGCCTTGGGTCTGGGCGGCCTCGTTTTGGCGAGCCGCGCCGCCTTGCCGGGCAGCCGCCGATTGACGGTCTTGGCTTTCGTGCCGGCCGTGCTCATCCTCGCCTTCCGCGCGGTCACCGACCGTTCAGGCCTTTCCTTCCTCGGAAATTCGGACATCTCCGTCCATGAATGCGTTCTGACGATTCTGGGCGTGTCGTTGCCGCCGCTGGTCCTGCTGCTGGGCGTGATGCGGATGGGCGCCGTCACCCGCCCGGCCGTGGTCGGCGCCATTGTTGGCGCCTTGTCCGGCGCCCTCGGCGCCACCGCCTATGCGCTGGCCTGTAAGAACGATGCGGGGGTGTTCGTTGCTCTCTGGTACCCGCTCGCGATCTTGGTCATGGCCGGCTTGGGCGCCACCATCGGGCGACGCACCCTCGCCTGGTAG
- a CDS encoding alpha/beta fold hydrolase, with amino-acid sequence MKMYKTGAAVALCLMAAAAASLPAHAQTTAAPVKAHNVVLVHGAWADGSSWDKVIPILQAAGLHVTAVQNPLTSLAAADAETRRVLALQDGPTVLVGHSFAGTIISDTGDAANVSALVYVAARAPDAGEDFIALSKKFPSVPAHSGLVVHDGLSTLSENAFTQYFANGLPHAQAEVLFAEQQPTATSTFSARTTVAAWHDKPSFYAVAKQDMTISPDLERFVAKRMHATTIEVESGHLAMVVQPQAIADLILKAAGQEK; translated from the coding sequence ATGAAGATGTACAAGACAGGGGCCGCCGTGGCTCTTTGCCTGATGGCCGCCGCAGCCGCCAGCCTCCCGGCCCATGCCCAGACAACCGCCGCTCCGGTAAAGGCCCACAACGTCGTGCTCGTGCATGGCGCATGGGCCGACGGATCGAGCTGGGACAAGGTCATTCCCATTCTGCAGGCTGCCGGCCTGCATGTCACGGCGGTGCAGAATCCGCTGACCTCGCTCGCGGCAGCCGATGCCGAGACGCGCCGCGTGCTGGCGCTGCAGGATGGCCCCACCGTGCTGGTCGGGCATTCCTTTGCCGGCACCATCATCAGCGACACCGGCGACGCCGCGAACGTGTCGGCACTGGTCTATGTCGCGGCGCGGGCGCCCGACGCGGGAGAGGACTTCATTGCCTTATCAAAGAAGTTTCCCAGCGTGCCGGCGCATTCCGGACTGGTCGTCCATGACGGTCTCTCCACGCTGAGCGAAAACGCCTTCACCCAATACTTCGCCAATGGCCTTCCCCATGCGCAGGCCGAAGTTCTGTTCGCCGAGCAACAGCCAACCGCCACCTCGACCTTCTCAGCCCGCACGACAGTGGCTGCCTGGCATGACAAACCGAGCTTCTATGCCGTGGCCAAGCAGGATATGACCATATCGCCCGATCTCGAGCGTTTCGTCGCCAAGCGCATGCACGCGACGACCATCGAGGTTGAGTCTGGCCATCTCGCCATGGTCGTTCAACCGCAGGCGATTGCCGACCTCATCCTCAAGGCCGCCGGCCAAGAGAAATAG
- a CDS encoding proton-translocating transhydrogenase family protein, whose product MHQDIDQLATGAGASAHALTFGAIDPFIFRLAIFVMAIFVGYYVIWSVTPALHTPLMAVTNAISSVIVVGALLAVAASLHSVMGHGPWIARVFGFIALVLASINIFGGFLVTQRMIGMYKPRQAAPPKAANVTATTRD is encoded by the coding sequence ATGCACCAAGATATCGATCAGCTCGCCACCGGTGCGGGGGCTTCCGCCCATGCGCTGACCTTCGGGGCGATTGACCCTTTCATCTTTCGACTGGCCATCTTCGTGATGGCGATCTTCGTCGGATATTACGTGATCTGGTCTGTCACGCCGGCCCTTCACACGCCGCTGATGGCGGTGACGAATGCAATCTCCTCAGTGATCGTCGTAGGCGCATTGCTGGCCGTCGCTGCCTCGCTGCATAGCGTTATGGGCCACGGGCCATGGATCGCGCGGGTGTTCGGGTTCATTGCCCTCGTGCTGGCGTCAATCAACATCTTCGGCGGCTTCTTGGTGACGCAGCGCATGATCGGGATGTACAAGCCCCGACAAGCGGCCCCGCCGAAGGCTGCTAACGTCACAGCCACGACCAGAGATTGA
- a CDS encoding ketopantoate reductase family protein: protein MLAPSSPLRIAVLGAGKIGSTFAFQLARIGHHDVTVIARPGSLRLQQLERDGGIIDVKGERAAMRVASALDEDTPYDLVIVTLLAHQTDALLPALRRSAAKCIQFMFNTFHPERLQEAVGAARCAFGMPFVQAMLTAEGRLKATIGAGGQKTIMGQQRWVDVFNAAGVPAKCEPDMPLWLRCHVPLCVAFESVSVAGERRGGGASWGEALVLAQGVHASFTLIKGLGYDLYPSAKTRIDRSPAWVVAAVLWLMSRIRSFRELLATGKAECINLVDVLVAATPSAKAPVNVSAIEAMRPI, encoded by the coding sequence ATGCTCGCGCCTTCTTCGCCGCTTCGAATCGCCGTTCTCGGCGCCGGAAAAATCGGCAGCACATTCGCCTTTCAACTCGCGCGCATCGGGCATCACGATGTCACCGTTATTGCGCGCCCGGGGTCTCTCCGTCTGCAGCAGCTCGAACGCGACGGTGGTATTATCGACGTCAAAGGCGAACGGGCGGCGATGCGTGTTGCCAGCGCGCTTGATGAGGACACGCCCTATGACCTGGTGATCGTCACGCTTCTGGCGCACCAGACAGACGCGCTTTTGCCCGCTTTGCGGCGCAGCGCGGCCAAATGCATCCAGTTCATGTTCAACACCTTTCATCCGGAGCGGTTGCAGGAAGCGGTCGGTGCCGCGCGATGCGCCTTCGGCATGCCGTTTGTGCAGGCAATGCTGACCGCGGAAGGCAGGCTCAAGGCGACCATTGGCGCGGGTGGACAAAAGACCATCATGGGCCAGCAGCGCTGGGTCGATGTCTTCAATGCAGCCGGTGTGCCCGCCAAATGCGAGCCTGACATGCCGCTCTGGCTTCGCTGTCACGTCCCACTCTGCGTGGCGTTCGAAAGCGTCTCTGTCGCGGGTGAGCGACGCGGCGGCGGCGCCTCATGGGGCGAAGCGCTCGTTTTGGCGCAGGGTGTCCACGCGAGTTTCACGCTCATCAAGGGTCTCGGATATGATCTCTATCCAAGCGCGAAGACGCGGATTGACCGCAGCCCGGCTTGGGTTGTGGCGGCTGTGCTGTGGCTCATGTCGCGCATCCGGTCGTTCCGCGAATTGCTCGCGACGGGTAAAGCGGAATGCATCAACTTGGTGGATGTCCTGGTCGCGGCTACGCCGTCTGCGAAGGCACCCGTCAATGTATCCGCCATAGAGGCAATGAGGCCAATCTAG
- a CDS encoding cyclase family protein, with the protein MAEQRSDDPAESPALGTHWYPSRWGAEDQRGNGNLMGPEKIRAALALVSRHEIIKLGHPYDAQIPLAPGRLFGLRMPGGPTGGPHGGRSKTVWNDEFLATEIGQIGTHMDALGHLGRQIGEKADHGNIRFYNGNPLSEIWSPYGLTRLGIEKAPVFFTPGLLLDVQGLKGRVMDLGEEITPADLQACLERQGLSETVFAPGDAVLIRTGHGSRFRTEAATFYDGAPGLGLAAAEWLAEKAPSVVGADNFAVDVVPPVDPEVFHPVHQHLIMKHGIYLHEGMKLDELAETHAWRFAYIFAPLPIVGATGSPGTPIALI; encoded by the coding sequence ATGGCGGAGCAGCGCAGCGACGATCCGGCCGAAAGCCCTGCCCTGGGCACGCATTGGTATCCGTCCCGCTGGGGTGCGGAGGATCAGCGCGGCAACGGCAATCTGATGGGCCCGGAGAAGATCCGTGCGGCGCTGGCGCTGGTATCCCGGCATGAGATCATCAAGCTTGGGCATCCGTATGATGCGCAGATTCCCCTGGCGCCAGGCCGCCTGTTCGGGTTGCGCATGCCCGGCGGCCCCACCGGCGGCCCCCATGGCGGTCGCAGCAAGACCGTGTGGAACGACGAGTTCCTGGCGACCGAGATCGGCCAGATCGGTACGCATATGGATGCGCTCGGCCATCTCGGACGCCAGATCGGTGAGAAGGCGGATCATGGCAATATCCGCTTCTACAACGGCAATCCGCTCTCCGAGATTTGGTCCCCCTATGGCCTCACACGCCTCGGCATCGAGAAGGCACCCGTCTTCTTCACGCCGGGCCTATTGCTGGACGTGCAGGGCCTGAAGGGGCGGGTGATGGACCTAGGGGAAGAGATCACGCCGGCGGATCTCCAGGCCTGTCTGGAGCGCCAGGGATTGAGCGAGACGGTCTTCGCGCCGGGCGATGCGGTGCTCATTCGCACGGGACATGGGTCGCGCTTCCGCACCGAAGCCGCGACCTTCTATGATGGCGCGCCGGGGCTGGGCCTCGCTGCGGCGGAATGGCTCGCGGAAAAAGCGCCGAGCGTCGTGGGCGCAGACAACTTTGCCGTGGATGTCGTGCCGCCTGTGGATCCGGAGGTTTTTCATCCGGTCCACCAGCATCTCATTATGAAGCATGGCATCTATCTGCATGAGGGCATGAAGCTTGATGAACTGGCGGAGACGCACGCTTGGCGCTTCGCTTATATCTTTGCCCCGCTGCCGATCGTGGGCGCCACAGGCTCCCCCGGCACACCCATCGCTCTGATTTAA
- a CDS encoding NmrA family NAD(P)-binding protein has protein sequence MAQGHPLMRQTPPIVLAGATGDLGGRIAASLGRRDIVYRALIRSGSSAALRSSLEAAGATLVEVDYEDAPALRHACDGAACVVSALNGLESVILGMQGKLLEAAVAAGVPRFIPSDYSLDFTKTLPGDNRNLDLRRQFMARIDERPIKATSVLNGAFADLLAGQAPIVLHKRHKILYWGSADQKLDFTTKDDVAEYVAEAALDDGAPRFLRIAGAAVSPRDLAALMTELTGKKFGLLRPGGIGLLSVVITAARTISPSGDAVFPVWQGMQYLRDMSSGRGKLEPLDNDRYGIRPWTTARDVLASHFAS, from the coding sequence TTGGCTCAAGGTCATCCGCTTATGAGGCAAACTCCACCTATCGTTCTTGCGGGGGCAACGGGCGATCTCGGCGGGCGTATCGCAGCCTCTTTGGGCCGCCGAGATATCGTGTACCGGGCCCTTATCAGATCCGGCAGTTCGGCCGCCCTTCGGTCGAGTCTGGAAGCGGCGGGCGCGACACTGGTTGAAGTCGATTATGAGGATGCGCCCGCACTGCGACACGCCTGCGACGGTGCCGCTTGTGTCGTGTCGGCCCTCAACGGCCTTGAATCTGTGATCCTTGGCATGCAAGGCAAATTGCTTGAAGCCGCCGTCGCGGCGGGCGTCCCGAGGTTCATCCCGTCCGACTATTCTCTCGATTTCACTAAGACGCTTCCGGGAGACAACCGCAATCTTGATTTGCGGCGTCAATTCATGGCGCGGATCGACGAGCGACCGATCAAAGCGACATCGGTGCTGAACGGCGCGTTTGCCGATTTGCTCGCGGGACAAGCACCCATTGTCCTCCATAAACGCCATAAGATCCTTTACTGGGGGAGCGCGGACCAAAAGCTCGACTTCACAACCAAGGACGACGTGGCGGAGTATGTGGCAGAGGCGGCGCTGGATGACGGCGCACCCCGGTTCCTGCGGATTGCTGGGGCGGCGGTGAGCCCGCGTGATTTGGCCGCGCTGATGACAGAACTCACAGGGAAGAAGTTCGGCTTGCTGCGCCCGGGCGGAATTGGTTTGCTGAGCGTCGTCATCACCGCCGCGCGAACCATCAGCCCCTCGGGTGATGCGGTGTTTCCAGTTTGGCAGGGCATGCAGTACCTGCGCGATATGTCGAGCGGACGTGGCAAGCTCGAACCCCTCGACAATGACCGATACGGCATCAGGCCGTGGACGACAGCACGAGACGTTCTCGCCTCCCACTTTGCCTCATAA